The uncultured Desulfobulbus sp. genome window below encodes:
- a CDS encoding type II toxin-antitoxin system prevent-host-death family antitoxin: MQVINFSEARNNLKTVLNRVVDDADYTIITRRDSEDAVVMSLDTFNSFMETFYLLKSPANATHLAKSIEQFRSGTAQERALIDE, encoded by the coding sequence ATGCAAGTCATTAATTTCAGTGAAGCCAGAAATAATCTTAAAACTGTATTGAATCGAGTGGTTGATGATGCTGATTATACAATCATTACTCGTCGCGATTCAGAAGATGCTGTTGTTATGTCCCTTGACACATTCAACAGTTTCATGGAGACCTTCTATCTTCTCAAATCTCCCGCCAATGCAACACACCTAGCAAAATCTATAGAACAATTTCGGAGCGGAACTGCTCAGGAAAGAGCACTCATAGATGAGTAA
- a CDS encoding C-GCAxxG-C-C family protein — protein MTKILTTKTDLPEKAARLGFEFERTYKGCAQCTIAAVQETLEVIDDGLFKAASGFAGGCGGTCAGVCGGLTGGVMVMSSCFGRSREGFATEDEEKLCSSRMAKELYQKFVETYGSAICGDIHKEIFGRNFDFWDVREKLEFAEAGAHTEKCPSVVAKASKWTTELILEELARRGMDLTAVQR, from the coding sequence ATGACAAAAATACTGACAACAAAGACTGATTTACCGGAAAAAGCGGCTCGCTTGGGCTTTGAATTCGAACGAACCTATAAAGGCTGCGCCCAGTGCACAATTGCAGCTGTGCAGGAAACCCTGGAGGTCATAGATGATGGGCTCTTTAAAGCGGCCAGTGGTTTTGCAGGCGGCTGCGGTGGCACCTGTGCGGGGGTTTGTGGTGGGCTGACCGGTGGCGTTATGGTCATGAGTTCCTGCTTTGGTCGCTCACGCGAAGGATTTGCCACAGAAGACGAAGAAAAACTCTGTTCCTCCCGTATGGCAAAGGAGTTATATCAAAAATTTGTCGAGACCTACGGTTCGGCGATCTGCGGCGACATCCATAAAGAAATTTTTGGCCGTAATTTTGATTTCTGGGATGTGCGGGAAAAGCTGGAATTCGCCGAAGCTGGCGCCCATACAGAAAAATGTCCCTCTGTGGTTGCCAAGGCATCGAAGTGGACAACAGAGCTCATTCTTGAGGAACTTGCTCGACGGGGCATGGACCTCACTGCGGTTCAAAGGTGA
- a CDS encoding BspA family leucine-rich repeat surface protein, translating into MKGTIFMGCSQLTWIMVMTLVCTGNLFGADADFFLDTNGVTIKCPNAAVGDTGTVNGIVYTKIGSKAELTTSGGSIEPAQACTSDMTYMVMMFLGAPSFNQDISSWDTTAVTNMSWMFYGAEAFNQDIGNWDTSSVTDMASMFYGATDFNQNIGNWDTSSVTDMSWMFSGAKAFNQDIGNWDTSSVTNMATMFYGATDFNQNLGQWDTSSVTDMSWMFYQASSFNQNLSSWCVGMIPTIPDYFEYLSGFSKNSDLQPQWGSCPTSGIPYIVLPSEPYFVINSSDNSFYDTIRISDSNGDGQTVNITVTNGTISLSTAGLSFFSGDGIDDALMRFSGSLPDVNVALGAMTFTPTANYSGTATITIESDDSHHGSTSRTNKDRLCE; encoded by the coding sequence ATGAAAGGTACTATTTTCATGGGATGCTCGCAATTAACATGGATAATGGTGATGACGCTCGTCTGCACTGGCAACCTGTTTGGTGCAGATGCAGACTTCTTTCTCGATACCAACGGTGTAACCATCAAATGCCCCAATGCTGCAGTTGGAGACACTGGAACCGTCAACGGGATTGTCTATACCAAGATTGGCAGCAAGGCAGAGCTCACCACTTCAGGGGGGAGTATCGAGCCCGCTCAGGCCTGTACCAGCGACATGACATATATGGTCATGATGTTTCTTGGTGCCCCATCATTTAACCAGGACATCAGTAGCTGGGATACTACTGCGGTAACCAATATGAGTTGGATGTTTTATGGCGCAGAAGCTTTTAACCAGGATATCGGAAATTGGGACACCTCCTCTGTGACCGATATGGCATCAATGTTCTATGGTGCAACCGATTTTAATCAAAACATCGGAAACTGGGATACTTCGTCGGTTACTGACATGAGCTGGATGTTTTCCGGCGCAAAAGCCTTTAACCAGGATATTGGAAACTGGGACACCTCTTCTGTGACCAATATGGCGACAATGTTCTATGGTGCAACCGATTTTAATCAAAATCTCGGACAATGGGATACTTCGTCGGTTACTGACATGAGCTGGATGTTCTACCAAGCCTCTAGCTTCAACCAAAATCTCAGTAGTTGGTGTGTGGGCATGATCCCCACGATACCAGATTACTTTGAATATCTTTCTGGTTTTTCAAAAAACAGCGACCTGCAGCCCCAATGGGGAAGCTGTCCTACCAGTGGAATTCCCTACATCGTTCTCCCGTCAGAGCCCTATTTCGTTATAAATAGCAGCGACAACAGCTTTTATGATACCATCAGGATCAGCGACAGCAACGGAGATGGGCAGACGGTTAATATCACCGTCACCAACGGAACCATCTCACTGAGCACAGCAGGGTTATCCTTTTTCAGCGGCGATGGCATAGATGATGCCCTTATGAGATTTTCAGGTAGCTTACCTGACGTCAATGTTGCACTTGGCGCTATGACCTTTACCCCGACTGCCAATTATTCAGGAACCGCAACAATAACAATCGAGTCCGATGACAGCCACCATGGCTCAACCAGCCGAACGAATAAGGATAGATTGTGTGAGTGA
- a CDS encoding glycoside hydrolase family 2 TIM barrel-domain containing protein, with protein MNANTVYTFLDFGTTAEFIDTAKAVLDFCYQNGIMVIMTVDENGSDNKANIETAVNAFKNHPAVLMWALGNEWNLEREDRSNFYAHYTTLSEAASAIQENAQLIKSLDQNHPVVSILGEITQPTQAKVSDIVNNICTAVDVWGANIYRGPEFYDLFTQWKAMSTKPLFLSEFGTDAFHSTQWWPVVAGNEDQEMQADYIETLWLDMASEFSADDPMKVCVGGTVFEWNDEWWKTGNGSPSAHEFDGYETTWTPIAHPDGFANEEWFGIVNIDRERRASYLSLQNTFRSRQNGPLSPILFLLSQ; from the coding sequence ATGAATGCCAATACCGTGTACACCTTCCTCGATTTTGGAACCACAGCCGAATTCATCGATACAGCCAAGGCTGTATTAGATTTCTGTTATCAAAACGGCATCATGGTAATTATGACTGTTGATGAAAATGGCTCTGATAATAAGGCGAATATTGAAACAGCAGTCAACGCTTTTAAGAATCATCCAGCAGTGCTCATGTGGGCACTTGGCAATGAATGGAACCTGGAGCGTGAAGATAGATCTAATTTTTACGCGCACTATACGACCCTTTCAGAAGCAGCAAGCGCCATACAAGAGAACGCACAACTGATCAAATCACTTGACCAAAACCATCCGGTGGTATCGATTCTTGGCGAAATTACCCAGCCAACGCAAGCGAAGGTAAGCGATATTGTCAACAATATCTGTACCGCAGTCGACGTCTGGGGTGCTAATATTTACCGTGGGCCTGAATTTTACGACCTCTTCACTCAGTGGAAAGCAATGTCAACTAAACCACTTTTTCTTTCTGAATTTGGAACGGACGCTTTTCATTCGACTCAGTGGTGGCCAGTGGTGGCTGGCAATGAAGACCAGGAGATGCAAGCGGACTATATCGAGACGCTCTGGCTCGACATGGCCAGTGAATTTTCAGCCGATGATCCTATGAAGGTCTGCGTGGGGGGCACCGTTTTCGAATGGAACGATGAATGGTGGAAAACAGGGAACGGGAGCCCCTCAGCCCATGAATTTGACGGCTATGAAACAACCTGGACCCCTATAGCTCATCCCGATGGTTTTGCAAACGAGGAATGGTTTGGAATCGTCAATATAGATCGCGAGAGGCGCGCGAGTTATCTTTCGTTACAAAACACCTTCCGGAGCAGGCAGAATGGACCGCTTTCCCCAATCCTCTTTCTGTTGTCTCAGTAG
- a CDS encoding EamA family transporter, whose product MTTDPMKKSVQKQEGIPGAWLVLSAAVLWGTTGTAQAFSPAGFDPKVIGALRLLIGGLALLALALSRRELGKLSDWNTTLVFWAAVFTALYQMCFFAAVSKTGVAVGTIVGIGSAPVCGGLLGRFFCGESLNLRWYWATLLALCGCILLSLQSGAVKVDMLGIVLALGAGASYAIYSLMIKGLLEDHSPNAVMALVVCGGAILLSPALYHVDLNWLVQPRAIGVVLHLGIATMALSYWLFARGLHKVPLSTTITLSLAEPMTAATLGIVVLGEQLTSTAFGGISLIFVGLVVLVFRRPEGMKT is encoded by the coding sequence GTGACCACTGATCCAATGAAAAAGAGTGTGCAAAAACAAGAGGGGATACCTGGGGCATGGTTAGTGTTGTCCGCCGCTGTGCTTTGGGGAACCACCGGTACGGCCCAGGCCTTTTCCCCTGCTGGCTTTGATCCCAAGGTAATAGGGGCGCTACGCCTGCTGATTGGCGGCCTGGCACTGTTGGCTTTAGCGCTGTCGCGCCGAGAGTTGGGGAAACTTTCTGATTGGAATACAACACTCGTCTTTTGGGCTGCGGTCTTTACCGCCCTCTACCAGATGTGTTTTTTTGCGGCTGTCTCCAAAACCGGAGTAGCCGTTGGCACCATTGTCGGTATTGGGAGCGCGCCTGTTTGTGGTGGTCTGCTGGGGCGTTTTTTTTGCGGTGAGTCGTTAAATCTTCGCTGGTATTGGGCTACGTTGCTGGCTCTCTGCGGCTGTATTCTACTGAGCCTGCAGAGTGGGGCGGTGAAGGTCGATATGCTGGGGATAGTTCTGGCGCTAGGGGCTGGTGCTTCCTATGCCATCTATTCACTGATGATCAAAGGGCTCTTGGAAGATCATTCCCCCAATGCCGTCATGGCCCTGGTCGTCTGTGGGGGAGCTATACTGCTGAGCCCGGCGCTGTATCATGTGGACCTGAATTGGCTTGTGCAACCACGGGCCATTGGGGTGGTGCTGCATCTTGGCATTGCCACCATGGCTCTGTCGTACTGGCTTTTTGCGCGTGGCCTGCACAAGGTGCCGCTTTCGACCACCATTACCCTGTCTCTGGCCGAGCCCATGACCGCCGCCACTTTGGGAATCGTTGTGTTAGGGGAGCAACTGACTTCCACCGCCTTTGGGGGAATCAGCCTGATTTTTGTAGGTTTGGTTGTGCTTGTTTTCCGCAGGCCTGAGGGGATGAAGACGTGA
- a CDS encoding BspA family leucine-rich repeat surface protein, whose protein sequence is MSITIGENRFYLDTNGITIRCPQAAVGESGTVNGVVYTKISSKFQLTTSGGNIEPAQACTSGMTDMGMMFFGATSFNQDISSWDTSNVTDMSYMFDSASAFDQNIGNWDTSAVTDMSWMLYRAETFNQDLSNWCVGIIPSKPTGFDTLSGFEYNSDLQPQWGACVSSGSPYITVPGGSACPANRSNNSIDGTLEIHDSDGDAQTVDITVTNGTISIPSDGLTMLTGDGTSDATLTFSGNLGAVNNALDAMTFTPTANFTGTATVTIKTDDGNSGSHSKTFNITVVGANGFYRDTNGITIKCPDADVGESGAVDGIVYTKIAYKWELTTSSGSVEPFQACTSGMTDISYIFRDMESFNQDISHWDTAAATDMGSMFDNAPAFNQDIGNWDTSHVTNMNRMFHSASSFNQDIGQWNTSAVTDMGGMFYGASAFNQNIGNWNTSAVTYMGGMFYGASAFNQNIGNWNTSAVTTMYSMFSGASAFNQDIGNWNTSMVTNMSSMFNNATVFNQDIGSWNTSAVTYMDGMFQDASAFNQNIGNWNTSAVTTMYSMFSGASAFNQDIGNWSTSAVTDMSSMFFRASSFNQDLSNWNTSAVTDMQNMFFGATTFNQDISGWNTSVVTTMAGMFSGARDFNQDISHWDTTAVTYMSDMFSGARAFNVNIGSWKTAAVKDMSDMFRDASAFNQNIGGWDTSAVTDMSRMFYEATAFQQNISGWCVPHIATEPTDFDYASGIANFSWMQPLWGQCPAAPQDPDNDGQPAEVEMKVPGVNDFPQGDGNGDGILDYVQRYVTSGLMGIGGGGGTGFYFTLSSGSTNGGITTNTDVSWSEAPSDLPAGVSMPYGLYSFTINYLNTGENAQLELYVPYNPEINAYYAFNTQTQRWDPLEGISIIHYPAVYSGTETESCDSYSEDCDSLSTTSAAKTKIVFTMQDNGSYDSNPSDGVLYNSGSGPAIVTNKGVNLIPIYLLLKE, encoded by the coding sequence ATGAGTATCACTATTGGCGAGAACAGGTTCTACCTCGACACCAATGGAATCACCATCAGATGCCCTCAAGCGGCAGTGGGGGAATCGGGGACCGTGAACGGTGTTGTCTATACAAAAATTAGCAGTAAGTTTCAGCTCACAACCTCCGGCGGCAATATCGAGCCCGCTCAGGCCTGCACCAGCGGCATGACCGATATGGGCATGATGTTTTTTGGTGCAACATCTTTTAACCAGGACATCAGTAGCTGGGATACATCCAACGTCACTGATATGAGCTACATGTTCGACAGCGCTTCTGCCTTTGACCAAAATATTGGAAACTGGGATACCTCGGCGGTGACGGATATGAGCTGGATGCTCTATAGAGCTGAAACATTCAACCAGGACCTAAGTAACTGGTGTGTTGGCATAATCCCTTCAAAACCTACAGGGTTCGATACATTATCAGGATTTGAGTATAACAGTGACCTGCAACCTCAATGGGGGGCCTGTGTCTCCAGTGGCAGCCCTTACATCACTGTCCCTGGAGGAAGTGCTTGCCCGGCAAACAGGAGCAACAACAGCATCGATGGTACCCTTGAGATTCACGACAGCGATGGAGACGCTCAGACCGTCGATATCACAGTCACTAACGGAACCATCTCAATACCTAGCGACGGTTTAACCATGCTCACCGGCGATGGCACCTCTGATGCGACATTGACCTTCTCAGGAAATTTGGGTGCCGTCAATAACGCCCTCGACGCCATGACCTTTACCCCCACTGCTAACTTTACAGGCACAGCAACGGTAACGATCAAGACCGATGACGGTAACAGTGGATCACACAGCAAAACATTCAACATAACGGTTGTCGGCGCCAACGGTTTCTATCGTGACACCAATGGCATCACCATCAAGTGTCCCGACGCAGATGTTGGAGAATCGGGTGCAGTCGATGGAATAGTCTATACGAAAATCGCATACAAATGGGAGCTCACCACCTCCTCAGGAAGCGTCGAGCCATTCCAGGCATGCACCAGTGGAATGACCGATATAAGCTATATTTTTAGGGACATGGAGTCGTTTAATCAGGATATTAGCCACTGGGATACTGCAGCTGCCACCGATATGGGCTCAATGTTTGATAACGCTCCTGCCTTTAATCAGGACATCGGCAACTGGGACACTTCGCACGTCACAAACATGAACAGAATGTTTCACAGTGCCTCTTCCTTCAACCAGGACATCGGGCAGTGGAATACCTCAGCGGTCACTGATATGGGTGGCATGTTTTATGGTGCTTCCGCTTTTAACCAAAACATCGGTAACTGGAACACTTCTGCGGTTACTTATATGGGCGGCATGTTTTATGGTGCTTCCGCCTTTAACCAAAACATTGGTAACTGGAACACTTCCGCGGTTACAACCATGTACTCGATGTTCAGCGGTGCATCTGCTTTTAACCAGGACATTGGCAACTGGAATACCTCGATGGTCACAAACATGAGTTCGATGTTCAATAACGCAACCGTCTTTAACCAAGATATCGGCAGCTGGAACACTTCTGCGGTTACTTATATGGACGGCATGTTTCAGGATGCTTCTGCCTTTAACCAAAACATCGGTAACTGGAACACTTCCGCGGTTACAACCATGTACTCGATGTTCAGCGGTGCATCTGCTTTTAACCAGGACATTGGCAACTGGAGTACCTCGGCGGTCACAGACATGAGTTCGATGTTTTTCCGGGCCTCATCTTTTAACCAAGATCTCAGCAACTGGAACACCTCGGCAGTCACAGATATGCAAAACATGTTTTTTGGTGCTACCACATTTAATCAAGACATCTCCGGCTGGAACACTTCGGTGGTCACCACCATGGCAGGTATGTTTTCTGGTGCTCGCGACTTTAACCAGGATATCAGTCATTGGGACACCACAGCAGTCACCTATATGAGCGATATGTTCAGTGGCGCTCGAGCTTTTAATGTCAACATCGGCAGTTGGAAGACAGCAGCGGTCAAAGATATGAGCGACATGTTTAGGGATGCTTCCGCCTTTAACCAAAACATCGGCGGCTGGGACACTTCGGCGGTGACCGACATGAGCAGAATGTTCTACGAGGCCACAGCATTTCAACAAAATATCAGCGGCTGGTGCGTACCCCATATCGCCACTGAGCCCACAGATTTTGACTATGCATCAGGCATTGCCAACTTTTCCTGGATGCAACCTCTCTGGGGACAGTGTCCCGCCGCCCCCCAAGACCCGGATAATGACGGCCAACCCGCTGAAGTCGAGATGAAAGTACCAGGAGTTAACGACTTCCCCCAGGGCGATGGAAATGGCGATGGCATTCTGGATTATGTTCAACGCTACGTGACCTCTGGCCTGATGGGCATCGGTGGTGGAGGGGGCACGGGTTTCTACTTTACCCTTTCCTCTGGCTCAACAAACGGGGGTATCACCACCAACACCGATGTCAGCTGGAGTGAAGCCCCCTCTGATCTGCCTGCTGGGGTGAGCATGCCGTACGGACTGTACAGTTTCACCATAAATTATCTAAACACTGGTGAAAACGCCCAGCTTGAGCTCTATGTCCCGTACAATCCAGAGATCAACGCCTACTACGCCTTCAATACCCAAACCCAGCGGTGGGACCCCCTGGAAGGGATCAGTATTATCCATTACCCTGCCGTATACAGTGGTACAGAGACAGAGAGCTGCGATTCGTACTCAGAAGATTGCGATTCGCTTTCCACCACCTCTGCAGCCAAGACAAAAATTGTCTTCACCATGCAAGATAACGGCAGCTACGATAGCAATCCATCAGATGGCGTTCTTTACAACAGTGGCAGCGGACCGGCAATTGTTACCAACAAAGGCGTCAATTTGATCCCCATCTATCTGTTGCTTAAAGAATAA
- a CDS encoding Txe/YoeB family addiction module toxin: MSKKLAWTEEAWMDYLYWQTQGKKTLKRINKLIAATLRQPFEGIGKPEALRENLSGFWSRRIDETNRLVYAAEDTHITILSCRYHY, from the coding sequence ATGAGTAAAAAATTAGCCTGGACGGAGGAAGCATGGATGGATTACCTCTATTGGCAAACCCAAGGCAAAAAAACTCTCAAGAGAATCAATAAACTCATTGCTGCCACGCTCCGCCAGCCGTTTGAGGGGATAGGTAAGCCAGAAGCATTACGGGAAAACCTTTCCGGCTTCTGGTCCCGAAGAATTGACGAGACAAATCGTCTGGTTTACGCGGCTGAAGATACCCACATCACCATTTTGTCATGCAGGTATCATTACTGA
- a CDS encoding IS91 family transposase codes for MDLATLVHQYYDVFMARFGKTILPEQRKALDAILRCRTPASGELYVQCPDCHHGQWRPLSCGNRHCPRCQNHLTSLWIDKQREKLLPVPYFMVTFTLPYQLRSLAYRYQGEVYSLMFRCAAEVLRSFARNAKSLGAEIGMTMVLHTHSRRLEFHPHIHVLIPGGGIDQQARVWKKLSGKYLFNGFALAKAFRGKFLAGADAIGLRITDKVPKKWVVHCDHMGTGAPALKYLARYLYRGVIGEKNIIANTNGEVTFRYRDSATGTMQKRTLRGEEFLRLLLQHVLPNGFRRLREYGFLHGNAKKIRMLVQLVLHVVIRPQPPRPRPVFACPHCNQPMRIVCFRNSYRQPG; via the coding sequence ATGGACCTGGCCACTCTTGTTCACCAATATTATGATGTCTTCATGGCGCGGTTCGGCAAAACCATCCTGCCAGAACAACGCAAGGCCCTTGATGCGATTCTCCGTTGCCGAACGCCTGCTTCCGGGGAACTCTACGTGCAGTGCCCTGACTGCCATCATGGCCAATGGCGGCCTCTCTCCTGTGGTAACCGCCATTGCCCGCGCTGCCAAAATCACCTGACCAGTCTCTGGATCGACAAACAACGGGAAAAGCTCCTGCCTGTGCCCTATTTCATGGTGACCTTTACCTTGCCCTATCAGCTGCGTTCGTTGGCTTATCGTTACCAGGGAGAGGTCTATTCGCTCATGTTCCGGTGTGCTGCCGAAGTCCTGCGTTCATTCGCCCGCAATGCAAAATCTTTGGGCGCCGAGATCGGCATGACCATGGTCCTGCACACCCATTCAAGGAGATTGGAATTTCACCCGCATATCCACGTCCTGATCCCTGGAGGTGGCATTGACCAACAGGCTCGGGTTTGGAAAAAGCTATCGGGGAAATATCTCTTCAACGGTTTTGCCTTGGCCAAAGCCTTTCGCGGTAAGTTCCTGGCCGGAGCAGATGCTATCGGCTTGCGGATCACAGACAAAGTTCCGAAAAAATGGGTTGTCCACTGCGACCATATGGGCACCGGCGCACCGGCCTTAAAATACCTCGCAAGGTATTTGTACCGAGGCGTGATTGGAGAAAAAAACATCATTGCCAATACCAACGGCGAAGTAACCTTTAGGTACCGGGACAGCGCTACCGGGACAATGCAGAAGAGGACGCTTAGGGGAGAAGAGTTTCTGCGTCTGCTTCTTCAACATGTCTTGCCAAACGGGTTTAGGCGGCTGCGCGAATATGGATTTCTGCACGGGAATGCCAAGAAAATCCGTATGCTGGTCCAGTTGGTCCTGCACGTCGTTATCAGGCCGCAGCCGCCTCGCCCCCGACCAGTGTTTGCCTGCCCTCACTGCAATCAACCGATGCGCATTGTGTGCTTTAGAAATTCTTACCGCCAACCCGGGTAA
- a CDS encoding MFS transporter codes for MKSETQETTASFQAEKVLLLSFCHFVHDIYSAFLAPLLPFLIEKFALSLTQAGLLSTVMQLPALFNAHIGKLADRMSVRYFIILAPSLTAIPMSLLGLAPSYGLLLLLVFCAGISVSLFHVPAPVMVYKVSGAKAGRGMSFYMTGGELARALGPLAIIGAVSLLGFDGYYPVMLVGLLVSVMMFYKFKDIPISVPDKKGSSIRETCRELRAILMPLSGILVVRGCMHACLSAFLPLFIMQKTHNVWLAGIALSSFEAAGVVGILTVGSLSDRFGRKNLLIWCLVVAPFSLLGFIYTHGIPQLCILLVTGFFLLSTTPVMLAMIQEASKEGSSSANGVFMMMSFLARSAVVVLVGFVGDLLGLERTFLLCALTGLLGIPLIFTLPGSGKE; via the coding sequence ATGAAATCTGAAACACAAGAAACCACAGCATCTTTCCAGGCAGAAAAGGTTTTACTCCTTTCGTTTTGCCATTTTGTCCATGACATCTATTCAGCCTTTCTTGCGCCACTCCTGCCATTTCTTATTGAGAAATTTGCCCTCTCGCTGACCCAGGCGGGGCTCCTCTCCACGGTCATGCAGCTGCCAGCACTCTTCAATGCCCATATCGGCAAGCTGGCGGATCGAATGAGTGTGCGCTACTTTATCATTCTGGCCCCCTCGTTGACCGCCATTCCCATGTCACTTCTGGGGCTCGCCCCCAGTTATGGTTTGCTGCTCCTGCTTGTCTTTTGTGCCGGTATCTCCGTGTCGCTTTTCCATGTACCGGCTCCGGTGATGGTCTATAAGGTTTCCGGTGCTAAAGCGGGCAGGGGAATGAGTTTTTATATGACAGGTGGGGAACTCGCGCGGGCCTTGGGACCACTGGCTATTATCGGTGCGGTTTCGCTGCTGGGCTTTGATGGCTATTACCCAGTGATGCTGGTTGGGCTTTTGGTGTCGGTGATGATGTTCTACAAATTTAAGGACATCCCCATCTCGGTTCCCGATAAAAAAGGGAGTTCTATCCGCGAAACCTGTCGGGAACTTAGAGCAATACTGATGCCGTTGAGTGGCATTCTCGTTGTGCGGGGCTGCATGCACGCCTGTCTGTCTGCCTTCCTGCCACTGTTTATCATGCAGAAAACCCACAATGTCTGGCTTGCCGGTATCGCTCTGTCCTCTTTTGAGGCGGCCGGTGTTGTTGGGATCTTGACCGTGGGCAGTCTCAGTGATCGATTTGGCAGAAAAAATCTCTTGATCTGGTGTCTGGTGGTGGCGCCCTTTTCTCTGCTGGGATTCATCTACACCCACGGTATACCCCAGCTGTGCATTCTCCTGGTGACTGGATTTTTTCTTCTTTCCACCACCCCGGTCATGCTGGCCATGATCCAGGAGGCCTCAAAAGAAGGTTCCTCTTCGGCAAATGGGGTCTTTATGATGATGAGCTTTTTGGCCCGATCAGCTGTTGTGGTGCTGGTTGGTTTTGTAGGGGATTTGTTGGGACTGGAGAGAACCTTTTTGCTGTGCGCCCTTACTGGGCTCTTGGGAATTCCTTTGATTTTTACTTTACCTGGTTCAGGGAAGGAATAA
- a CDS encoding ferredoxin family protein → MHKIDPDECQFCGACVSACPNDAIIHPDGTAYYQITDDCVDCGACEPECGFNAISADGE, encoded by the coding sequence ATGCATAAAATAGATCCTGACGAATGTCAATTTTGTGGCGCCTGTGTCAGCGCCTGTCCTAATGATGCCATCATCCACCCTGACGGAACTGCGTATTATCAGATAACCGACGATTGTGTTGATTGCGGTGCATGTGAACCAGAATGTGGGTTCAACGCCATTAGCGCTGATGGCGAGTAA
- a CDS encoding transposase, with amino-acid sequence MIARCPEIFPLEIQHGYRMKDSYVSIRLNIRIRRIEVENTNFTIRPSFVMPYQTAFTKDIDNALFLRKFDIPFWALAHVFGRNASFWYRLESHLGRFSIVGTTIKEPAKLPAHLVADEKHTKIRGKKCYIPTTVAEGCILGVAVTEKADNADLERGYSTFKQEALDLKPKYSPKTVNTDGWAATKNAFGNLFPSICILSCFLHIYIKIRDRSKKKHRELFIEVATALWECFQAPTRRSFSQKIRRLVEAAQYESYPDVILAPLKKIKSNIVDYSMTYKHKGSHRTSNMLDRLMQGMDRHMYNTRYFHGSLEAAEQNIRGWAHIKNFAPQNPKTVKQHAGLKSPSEQLNGRRYHDCWLQNLLISSSLGGFRGAPLNPK; translated from the coding sequence ATGATAGCCAGATGTCCGGAAATTTTTCCGCTTGAGATCCAGCATGGCTATCGGATGAAAGACAGTTACGTCTCAATAAGGCTCAACATCCGGATACGACGGATAGAAGTGGAAAATACGAATTTTACCATACGTCCATCATTTGTGATGCCCTATCAAACAGCATTCACCAAAGATATTGACAACGCCCTGTTTCTACGAAAATTTGATATACCGTTTTGGGCACTTGCACATGTTTTCGGCAGAAATGCATCGTTTTGGTATCGGCTTGAAAGCCACTTGGGACGATTCAGTATCGTCGGGACTACCATTAAGGAACCGGCCAAACTGCCGGCGCATCTCGTTGCCGACGAAAAGCACACGAAAATACGGGGCAAAAAGTGCTATATCCCAACAACTGTGGCTGAAGGCTGTATACTCGGTGTCGCCGTTACCGAAAAGGCAGACAATGCCGACCTTGAGCGAGGCTACAGCACCTTCAAGCAAGAGGCTCTGGATCTAAAACCGAAGTACTCCCCAAAGACTGTGAATACAGACGGCTGGGCAGCAACCAAAAATGCATTTGGCAACCTTTTTCCATCGATATGCATCTTGTCCTGTTTTCTGCATATTTACATTAAGATACGCGACAGATCCAAGAAAAAACACAGGGAGCTATTCATCGAGGTGGCAACAGCGCTTTGGGAATGTTTTCAAGCCCCCACAAGGCGTTCATTTTCCCAAAAAATCAGAAGACTTGTGGAAGCAGCACAATACGAATCGTATCCTGATGTGATTCTAGCCCCTTTGAAAAAGATCAAGAGCAATATCGTTGATTATTCAATGACATACAAGCACAAGGGAAGTCACAGAACAAGCAACATGCTTGACCGGTTAATGCAGGGAATGGACCGCCACATGTACAATACGAGATATTTCCACGGTTCCCTGGAAGCAGCAGAGCAAAATATTCGGGGCTGGGCGCACATCAAAAATTTTGCTCCGCAAAACCCGAAAACGGTGAAACAACATGCTGGATTGAAAAGTCCATCCGAACAGTTGAATGGCCGTCGATATCACGATTGCTGGCTACAGAACCTTTTGATTTCCTCCTCTCTTGGAGGATTTCGAGGGGCTCCCCTAAATCCGAAATAA